In the Motacilla alba alba isolate MOTALB_02 chromosome 6, Motacilla_alba_V1.0_pri, whole genome shotgun sequence genome, aaaaaaatttcaagaggCACCAGATGGTGTTACACCCATGTAAGAGTATGAGCCATCATACCATCATTACTATCAGTGTTTGAGCCAAGAGCTGGGCAAGAAGCTTGCACACGAAGAAGTCCTCTTTAACAGTGAGGACCTGAGTAGCAAGCTGAACAACACGCTGCAGAAATCCTAACACTGCAAGACCCAAGAGCCTCATGAACAAAATCAGCTGATACTAAAGATGAGTGGTTTTTGCTCTGGAATCAAAAGCAGGGTCAAGATCCACACACCACTTGACATCAAAAATTCACTCAATttgactttcctttttttgaccAAGACCCCAACTTTAATTGCTTGTCCACAGTCTCTTTCATAACGTATATTATACATAACGTGTGATCTGAGGAAACCTCTTCAGGAGCTTGTTCACTTTGCTTGAAGGCAAATTTCCCCTGGATGCCAGGGTGTCCTCATTTTGATTCTTGCGCtctttctgaaagagaaaaaaactcctCACAATATTTACCACAGTTTATTTGCAGAGTTGATGGTCATTCCCAGAGACTACTACTACTTGTATGGGAatgtttctttcagaaaaatgctgtttctttaaGGAACACTTACCATAGTACTTGGCTCAATAATCACAAGCTGATGACCTTTAAATGATGCAATTAATGACTGACATCTTGTGACGATTATATCCTTCCATAGTCTTAGTTAACGATGATATAAACAacacagacttttttctttttactttgttattttttcatctttgtttgATTCTTTGTCATCTACCAAATAAACTGTGGATAATTTTTCTCTTATGCTGTCAAACAGCAACAgtaaaaaactatttaaatgaTGACACtgttactgaaagaaaatggaaaccTGAAACCAGTTTAAGGATGAGTTTAGTAAATATACTTACCTTTAGtctattttgaaaattattttattttaagcctATCATATAGTATTATTACAATATGttaacatataatatataaccAGAAACCTCTAATTTTCAAGCAgtatgaaatttatttttcaaaaatgtctggcctttaaaatcagaaacaggttggaaaagaccttcaagatcattgagtccaacctgtgaccgaTGGCCACCTTGCcaactagaccatggcattAACTGACACGTCTAGTCATTTCCTGAATGCcaccagggatggtgactccaccacctcccaggccagcctgttccaatgcttcagcgccctttcagtgaaaaagtgCTTCCTGAtttccagcctgaacctcccctggcacagctcaagGCTATGTCCCCTTGTCACATCACCAGCTGCCTGGGAGAAAaggctgacccccacctggtAACTGTAaagagcaataaggtctccctTGAGCCTgttctccagactaaacaaccccagctaCCTCAGCCCCTCCTTGCAGGAGTCTCTCGATCCTTCACCAGTTTCACTGCTCTTAGTTGCTCAAATGGGTCACAATCAAATTCTTCAGAGAACATTATTCTTACTGGCACACAAAAAAATGACTGGAGGCTTCCTGCTTTCCTACTACTAgcctttaaaaacataaaagagGCCTTAATTACTTCTGCCTTTGCCACGCAGTCATAGAACATCCTGATCTCCTTGGCACAAGGCGTGTCGTTGAAGTCATTCTGTTTCCAGCAGGCCATCATTACTGACATCTCCGTAATGCACGTTGCCTCTGGAAGggaaagacaaaaccagaaatctCAGGTGTTTGGGATTTCATGCTAACAACCTCCACAGTGCATACATCTCCAAAGAAGTTTAAGACGGGGTAGAGGCAGGTGAGAAAACGCATAACTGAAGATCCCAGCTTTGCTTTGGGCAGAGAAGTTGTTGCTAACAGAAAGCGAACCGCTGCAGCCATCCAGCATCTGACTGAATTTTTACGGTAAAGGCAATGCCGCGACGCAACGTGTATGATTCAAACTTAGGGCTGCAGTGTGAGGAAGCGATCCTTCCCACAGAAACCACGCGCGAATTCCACGGCCCAGAGCGGCCCCTCCCCTCTTGCCCTGCGGAGCACAAGGCGCCGCCGAGCTCCGCCAGCAGCGCGGCCCTCCCGGGGCACAGCGCCGGGCGCGGCCTGCCCCTCGCCAccgctccccgccgccggcACCGCACCTGTCGACTGCTCCCGGCGGTTCGCCACCTTGTCGGCCAGCGCCAGTGTTCGGGGCGGGCGGAGCGCCGGGGGCCGCTTCTTGTTCCGCCACTGCCCCGACACCCAGCGCGTCACCCAGGCGGGGTAGGCGGGCGCCGCCATGTCCGCGCGCGGGCGCCCTGAGGCGGTGCCGGGCGCGGGAAGCCGCCCGCCGGGGcagccgccggccccgccccaTCCTGCCCCTATCCTGTCAGGATAGGCCACGGACATGGAGGAACGCCCCTCAGCTTCCGCACTGGGCGGAACCAGAGCGACACTGCCCCGAGAGCCTCCCAGCAACAACTCCTTCTGCGgcaaaaatagcaaagaaagtAGCAAACGCACTTCAGCCGGAGCAGCAGAAATCATGACTGTCTCAAGTAATTCAGATGGAATTAAAGGACTCACAGAATGGGCCAGGCTGGAAAGGATCACAGCGGGCCATCTGTGCTGAAGCAGGGTCCCAGGGCACATTGCACACGATTGCATCCAGACACTTATGGAGTACCTCCAACGAGGGAGACTCCACAGGCTCCCTGGGCTGTTCCAGCGCTCGGTCACCTGTGCAGTAAAGTTGTTACTCGTGTTCCGATGGAACGccctgtgcatcagtttctgcccgtcgcctcttgtcctgttgcacagcagcactgagaagagcctggatccctccctccctttgaCGCTCTCCCCTCAGATACTATAGACATGGATGAGGTCCCTCTCACTTGTCTCTTCTGAAGTTCTTCTGCAACTGTATAGAAACTCTTCTTGGTGCTTCAAACTCTGATCACTTAGCTCTCAGCCCCTCATTTCTCTCTTACAGCTAGATCTTCTCTGCATTGTTCCCACTGTTCCTTCCAAGAAGatactgaaaatgctgcttccAAAATGGTAGCATCGCTCCCACAGCCTCATACTCAGTGGTGAAAAAAACTCTTGTTCCCAGAAGTTTCTTCCCCAGGTCCTGGAAGTCCTCAACTGATCTGGCAGGTTCTGGAGTGCTTATGCCCCCAGCCAAAAAAGGCAGGCAATACAGAAGGCACAGGAGCATTCCAAGGGCTGGGATACAAACAGGTCTCTGCACAGCAGGAGGGACAAGGCAGATGCACAAAACTGAGGAGATAGATGCTGAACACCGGGAACACAAAGCACTCAGATCCTTGTcgtggagcagctcctgaatATGACATTTTACCACTTTATCAGGAACTGCTGGAGTCCTCTGACCATATACAAAAGACTAAatcaaaaatgcttttctttgcatttttttttcacaggagACTGATTTGgattaaaatatattcaacCTCCTAGacataaaacccaaaacatgcCCCTTTGCCTGGTCAAGGAAGTTAGAGACTTTAGAAATTCTGTTAACTTGAGCTAAACATCACCAGACCTATACCACAATATTCTCAATATGGTTACTAGAATTTACTGCATCTGCTGACAATAAATCCTGGTATATCCAATtctataattatttttgtgttacttttaaaatagtatATACTTAGAGTCCAAATTAAAGAGTGAGACATGTTCAAGTAaacataagatttttttttttagcactcTTCTGGGAGTGCATTTTCATCTCTTAGGGTCCAAATTCACACACtttctggaaatacagaaacattttggtAAGCAGGATGTTTCtgtattcccattttttttctgaaaagacagGAAACAAGCTATCCTTTGAGCTTTACTACCAgtagagaagagagaaaacaggctGACACCTTCAAATTAGGCCAGAGGACTTGCACTGTACAACTCTGAACAATGGAGAATTTGAAAATCCCAGACAGGGACGTGAAATACATTTCAGTATTCCCACTCATGTAAGGTTCAGCTATTCTTGGTTTTGCCTCTTCTAGCTACCCTTCCTACCTTACTGCCAGCTACccaccttcccctgctgcaTTTGCCTCCTGCAATGTCTAACTAGATGGGCAAGAAACAGCAACAAGGAAAGACAAAAGTACTCTGATAAAAGCTGAACTGCACTCCCTGTAAATCAGCCTCCCTTTTCCCAAATTACATTAGCTAATGGTGGCAGCACCTTCAAGTCCTTTCACCTTCAAAAGCTGATCTCTCATTTAAGTAATTCCAAGAAAAATTAGGTGGGGGAAGAGGTGGAGGCTGAGAAAGGCAAACTACACAAGGAGAATTGTAATAGCTTCCTGTAAGTTACTGCTGTCTGCATTAGAACTAATTTTTTGGCATCAGTCCCATATTGGAGCTTCAGCATAAGAGATTCCCAAGCAGACACAATAAGGTACATGATGGTGTCTGCACACACCATGCAGAGATGTCTGAAGTAGGACacagttttattattaaaaattattttttaatattacacATGAATTTTAAGGAAGAATGCAGAACTACAAAAAGGCTGTGTTATTGAATAGCCAAATGTCTCTACAGCCTGTATTTTGTATAGCTGATAGCACCAAGTCACTAATGGATGGGACAGAAGTGCTGACTTTATAGGGACAGTCAGAAACGAAATTCCCTCAACAGTGAACCCCAGAGATGTTTTACTGTGAATCTTGAATGTACAACTATAAAAACCATGTAAAACTTTAACTTTCACTAATTACTAtttacaactttttttcttgtatcGACACATTTAAAGCTGAATCCTAGCTTGCGTTTCAGCTGGTCAAAACTAAAATGAACCACAGAGCTTAAACTATTAATATTAGATTTGAAAAGAATATATATCACAACTGAATAAGGGCCACATATGATGCTACAGTAAATGCTATGCCACAATTCAAAACAATGCTAGCAATGCCGTGATAAAATACACCCTTTAAAATGAGACTCCTATCTTAAATACCTGTTTAAGAGATGAGAAATTACACCATGTATTCTTCACTTTCTGGTGTAGTTATGTAAAACGTCTGGATACTACCTAAAAATCAGTCAGGGGATGAGGCTAAGAAATCCGTTGTATTGGCAAAAAAGAATAGAGTTGATATCCATGTCTTTTTGACTGCCTGGATCCAGCTTTCAGGTAAATTCCACAATATTCACACAAATTTATCCTGAATGCACCATACCGGTTCATAATGCCCTCACCAACCACACTTTATTCTCATCTGTCTCACCCTGACCTCCTTAATCCAATTTAATTAGAGATGCCTTAAAATTTAAAGCACTTCCACTTTAGCAATGAAACGAACCAGTTTGCTGAGATTCCAGGTGGTTCAGACTTAACGCCTGCCTGCTGAGCTATTGTGTTTAGACAGTATCAGCATTTACTGCTCTTATTAGCACAATATATTCATGCACTCACAACTGGATGTGTCacaccccatcccagctcccacaaCAACCCTTACCCTGTGCTATCTCAATCAGATCAGCTGCCCTGCATTTTCCTGTCAACCTGAGTAGTTCTGAGCTGCCATCCCTAATTCCCAGTATCTAGGAAACTCAGCCCATTTCCACTGCAAATAACCTGTGCCTCCTTGTTTGCTCAGAGATGCCACAAAGTATTATCATCTGCTCTGATCCATTCCAAGATCCAGAACCATCTCTAGTTGAGACACTTGCACATTAAATGGGTCTTTTCTGCggtaaaaaatgtatttaacaGCACACAAATTAAGATGCTAGTGGTGTCAGAGCTCTGGAACAAATCCTGTAGCTCCACTCCTCTCTATCCTTCCTAATCCCTCTGCAGGGCCATATATCTCCCACTGCCAGCTCTGATACAATGGACCATAAAGAGAAGTACTGTTTGTTAAAGCCTGACACAGTCTTTGGCTCAGTTGGTCATATCACTAAAAGGATTTTATCTCTGATTAATTTCAACCTGTCAGTAGAGGTCTCTGGTCTCTAGGCAGAATGAAGGAACCTGGCACTCTGTATGTTTCCAATTAATGCAACTTCCCAGAAGGTGCCTGGAGATCCATCAATAGCCTTAATTAAATACAACCAAATAGATGACAACTAATGATTAAGGGAGTGGCTCTCTTGGAACTATGGCTGAAGAGTGTGTATGGCAGGACAGTAAGCGAGGCAGATGGCTGCTTGTCTAACATAGCAATGCCTGTAAAAACTCTGATGTCCCTGATGGCTGAGTTTCAATTCAATTTATCCTGATCCCAGTCCTTTAGAAGTTGTTCTTCCACACCACTTAAAGCTACCCTCAGTCAAAATGCAAGAGGGGCATTTCTGCTGATTCTGCTGCTGCACTTTGCAGACCATTTCCAGAGAAAGCAGCtcattctcctttccctctAAACATTTACACCCACTGCTGCTTGGATCTCATTCTACTTACTATTAGAGAGGACCCAGAggtctttcagtttgaaaattaCCACAGTGCCTGAAATAAGAAAAGGCAACTCTTTCTGAACTCCTTTTGAGTTCTAGAAATCATGTTAGGTATCAAGTCAATATTCTTCAGGGAGGTTATATGCTTCCTACAAATCGCAGTCCTTGCTAAAGCACAGGAAATGCAGACTACTAgttcagtaaataaaataatcagctTCTAACTGCAAAAATAGGCAACGTGGTATCAGACTTTTGGCAGAAGAATGAGAACTGTGGCTTGCCCAATCAATGCAATGCCTTGGACTGCTAGATTTCTAACCTTCAGTCAGTTGTTTCTTGTCTCTCACGTCTCAGAGGGTATACATTTATTCTAGCTTGTCAAGTCAATTCCGAGGCACAGCATCAATAGAATCTACTGGTGTTTCATGTGAGCAGTAATGAggagatatttatttttagaacagTAATACTAGTGAATAAAGCTATCCTGACAGCTTTGAAAGCCTCCCTCCAGTCACACAGTAAACAGCCACAATGCATGACAAGCAGTGAAGCCACTCACCCTAGTCTGCAGGATCCTGCCAAAGTGTTTACACGGGTAAATATCCTCAATATTTGGTATCTTTCATAAATTCCTTATTACTCTTGGTTTTTATAAATATGGGTACCTGCACTGTAAGAACTGTTGAACTTGCACTGTTGACTCTATCATGTTCAGTCTGAGTATCACGTAGCCTTCCAGTAGTCACAAATATGAGTGATGACATTCAGCCACCATCTTGCTGGTTTGGATTTAAAGCAGTGAGAAATCCAGTTAGGCAAGAACAGAAATCAGgaaattttttccaaaataataatGCTGTAGTGACCTTCTTCCTTGTCTGCATTCACATGCTTGCATTAGCAGAAAGACAACTAGAAGGGTAAATTGAATTCACTTTGGCTACAACTGGCAGCACGCGTTGGCACTATATAGCAATTCTTTCAAATGCATTATTAAGTAAATTAACTGCAAATTCTTCAAGGGTATGAGaggcagcttctcctcctgtcTCCTCCAAATAAtaggagaaaatgaaagcaaagccaTGGCAAAATGTTTACTCAACATTTTGTAGTCcttgctgtgcagagcagtAGATGCTGTGAAGGTCGGTCAGCAACACTGAACACAACTGCAACCACAACTCTTTATCCAGCTGGGCAGGATTCCcacctctcctgtccctgcagagttTGCCTGGCAGCTACACAAAATAGTCATACCATGCACTGAATAAATATTCCAGCCTTAATTCTTGCACACCATCcataaaaagtgaaataaatttacTATATTAATAGAGGCCACAGACACATGGTTTATAAATCATGGAAGTATTGTGACACAGAGGAGATGAAAGCTAGTATGATCTATGACTACAGAAAACCCACTGCAGATACAAAAGAAACAAGGCTTGGGTGAGCTTCACAGCCAAGAGTGGTAGCTAATATTCATTATCTTTTGAGAAGTTCACTACCTTAAAGACTGTAAAAAACAGTTAAACCTAGGAAGACTCTAAAAACTCAGTAAAGAAAGCTATCAAATGACTTGTGACTCAACTACA is a window encoding:
- the CHCHD1 gene encoding coiled-coil-helix-coiled-coil-helix domain-containing protein 1, with product MISAAPAEVRLLLSLLFLPQKELLLGGSRGSVALVPPSAEAEGRSSMSVAYPDRIGAGWGGAGGCPGGRLPAPGTASGRPRADMAAPAYPAWVTRWVSGQWRNKKRPPALRPPRTLALADKVANRREQSTEATCITEMSVMMACWKQNDFNDTPCAKEIRMFYDCVAKAEKERKNQNEDTLASRGNLPSSKVNKLLKRFPQITRYV